The genomic window TTCCCACGTCTTCCGTGACGCAGGGATCTACCGAACCGGTTTGCCGAAGTAGCCCGGACCCGAGACGCCTTCCACGGCCGGCCAGGGGTCCGCCGGGTCGCCTGCGCTGGTGAATTGCGCGGCAAGGGTGGCGTGGGGCTCGGGCAGCTCCACCACCTTGGCGCCGCCCCAGAGGCCGTCGAGGTCGTAGAAGCCGCGCACGGGCTGGTAGAAGACGTGCACGAGGACGTCGGAGAAGTCCATGAGCACCCATTGGCCCCGGGTGACGCCTTCACTGGAGAGCGGGCGCACGCCCTGGACGCGGCCGTCCTCCCTGATGCCTTCGGCGATGCTCTGGACGTGCCGGTCGGAACGACCGGAACAGATGAGAAAGTACTCGGCGATGGTAGTGAGCTCGCCGACTTCCAGCAAGACGAGGTCCTGGGCCTTCTTGTCGAGTGCCAGGCCGCAGAGCAGCAGGGCCTTGTCTTTGGCGTCGCGCGTCGGACTATCGGACACTAGCACTCCGGCGACTCGCTGTAGAGGTGGTGTTTTTCCACGTAGAGTTGCACTTCTTCGGGAACCAGGTAACGGATCGATTTCCTCTTTCCCAGCAGCTCCCGGATGGCCGACGCGGACACGGACAGATCCGTCAGTCGCGTGAACCGGATCTCCTTGCCGAATTCGTTCCGGAAGCCGGATCGGACCGGATCATAGCAAAACGCCTGCCGTACGACAACGGGAATCCGCTCGTAGGGAAGCGCATCGCCGGCGCCGGGCCGGGAGGTGACGATGACGTGGGTGAGGGCCAGAAGCTCGCGCCAGTCCTTCCAGGAACCGATGAGCAGAAAGGCGTCGAGGCCGAGGATCAGGTACAGGTCGTCCTCCGGCGCCAGCCTTCCCGAGAAGTGGCGCACGGTGTCAATGGAAAACGAGGCGCCCGAGCGGACCACCTCCACGTCGGAAGCGCACAGGCCCGGGTTGTCCGCCACCGCGAGCCGCACCATCTCCAGGCGGTGGTGCGGCGGCGCACCGGGCTCGGTGCTCCGGTGCGGCGGGACGCCGCAGGGTACGAAACAGACCTTGTCCAGCGCGTACGCGTCCCGCACCTCCTCCGCGCTCCCCAGGTGGCCGAAGTGGATGGGATCGAAGGTGCCGCCGAACAGGCCGAGTCTCATGGAATCAGGTGCGCACCTGTCCGTCGCCGTAGACGAAGAACTTGGTGCTGGTCAGCTCTTCCAGGCCCATGGGGCCGAAGGCGTGGATCTTGCTCGTGCTGATGCCGATCTCGGCGCCGAGACCCAGCTCGCCGCCGTCGTTGAAGCGCGTGGAGGCGTTCACCAGGACGGCCGAGGAGTTGACCCGGGCGACGAAGGCCTCGGCCTTGGCGCGGTCGGCGGTGACGATGGTCTCGGTGTGGTCCGAGCCGTACTTGCGGATGTGCTCGATGGCTTCCTCCATGTTCGCCACCACCCGAACCGCCAGCACCAGGTCCAGGTACTCCTCGTGCCAGTCCTCCTCGCTGGCCGGCGCCACGCCGTCCAGCAACGCGCGGGTCTTGTCGCAGCCGCGTATCTCCACACCGCTCCCCCGGAGCTCGCCGAGGACCTCGGGCAAGAACCGCGGCGCCGCCGCCTCGTGCACCAGCAGGGTCTCCATGGCGTTGCACACGGACGGGCGCTGCACCTTGGCGTTGAGAACGATGCGCTCCGCCATGTCCAGGTCGGCATCGTCGTCGACGTAGACGTGGCACACGCCCTTGTAGTGCTTGACCACGGGCACGCGGGAGTTGGCCGCGACGAAGCGGATCAGCTCCTCGCCGCCGCGGGGAATGATCAGGTCGACGTATTCCTCGAGCTTGAGCAGTTCGTGGACCATGGCCCGGTCGGTGGACTCCACCACCAGCACCGCATCCTGCGGCGCCCCCACGCGCGCGCACGCGCGCCGCAGCACCTCGCCGATGGCCTGGTTCGAGAACTTCGCCTCGCGGCCGCCCTTGAGGATGACGGCGTTGCCCGACTTGATGCACAGGGAGGCGGCGTCCGCGGTGACGTTGGGCCGGGCCTCGTAGATGATGGTGATGACCCCCAGCGGGATGCGCATGCGCCCCACCTCGAGGCCGTTGGGGCGCGTCCACCTGCGCGTGACCTCCCGCACCGGATCCGGCAACGCCACGATGTCGCGGATGCCCGCGGCCATGGCCGCCACCCGCTTGGGATCGAGCGTGAGCCGGTCGATGACCGCCTTGGAGAGCCCCTGCCCTTCGGCCTGTTCCAGGTCCTTGGCGTTCTCGACCCGGAGGAAGTCCTGTTGCTCCTCGATGCCGTCGGCCATGGCGAGAAGGGCCTGGTTTTTCAGATCCGTGGAAAGGTCGGCCAAGGCGTTGGCCGCTTCCCTGGCCCGCCGGCCGATGTTCCGTGCTTCCTCGGCAACTCCCATGGCGACTCCCCTTCCCCTCTCTCTACAATAGCACGAGATCGTCCCGGTGGATGATCTCGTCGTAGGCCTTGTAACCCAGGATACTCGCGATCTTGCCCGAGTGGGAACCCTTGATCTGCCGCAACTCCCGGGCGCTGTAGTTCACCAGGCCGCGGGCGAACTCACGGCCGCTGTCGTCTACGCAACTCACGCAGGCGCCGGCGCCGAAGGAGCCCTTGATGTCTCTCACCCCCGAGGGCAGCAGACTCTTGCCCTTGGCCGTCACCGCCGCCAGGGCGCCGTTGTCCACCATCACCTGGCCCGAGGGCTTGAGGTTGTGGAGGATCCAGTGCTTGCGGCTGGTGAGGCGGTTCTCCTCGGGCAGCACCAGCGTGCCCGACTCGCGGCTGCCGTCGAAGAGTCCCAACAGCACCTCCCGCTCGCGGCCGTTGGCGATGACGGTGGGGATACCGGCCTGGCTCGCCTGCTCCGCCGCGCACAGCTTCGAGAACATGCCTCCGCGGCCCAGCTCGGACGGCG from Deltaproteobacteria bacterium includes these protein-coding regions:
- a CDS encoding glutamate-5-semialdehyde dehydrogenase; protein product: MGVAEEARNIGRRAREAANALADLSTDLKNQALLAMADGIEEQQDFLRVENAKDLEQAEGQGLSKAVIDRLTLDPKRVAAMAAGIRDIVALPDPVREVTRRWTRPNGLEVGRMRIPLGVITIIYEARPNVTADAASLCIKSGNAVILKGGREAKFSNQAIGEVLRRACARVGAPQDAVLVVESTDRAMVHELLKLEEYVDLIIPRGGEELIRFVAANSRVPVVKHYKGVCHVYVDDDADLDMAERIVLNAKVQRPSVCNAMETLLVHEAAAPRFLPEVLGELRGSGVEIRGCDKTRALLDGVAPASEEDWHEEYLDLVLAVRVVANMEEAIEHIRKYGSDHTETIVTADRAKAEAFVARVNSSAVLVNASTRFNDGGELGLGAEIGISTSKIHAFGPMGLEELTSTKFFVYGDGQVRT
- the rsfS gene encoding ribosome silencing factor, which produces MSDSPTRDAKDKALLLCGLALDKKAQDLVLLEVGELTTIAEYFLICSGRSDRHVQSIAEGIREDGRVQGVRPLSSEGVTRGQWVLMDFSDVLVHVFYQPVRGFYDLDGLWGGAKVVELPEPHATLAAQFTSAGDPADPWPAVEGVSGPGYFGKPVR
- the nadD gene encoding nicotinate-nucleotide adenylyltransferase, which translates into the protein MRLGLFGGTFDPIHFGHLGSAEEVRDAYALDKVCFVPCGVPPHRSTEPGAPPHHRLEMVRLAVADNPGLCASDVEVVRSGASFSIDTVRHFSGRLAPEDDLYLILGLDAFLLIGSWKDWRELLALTHVIVTSRPGAGDALPYERIPVVVRQAFCYDPVRSGFRNEFGKEIRFTRLTDLSVSASAIRELLGKRKSIRYLVPEEVQLYVEKHHLYSESPEC